Proteins co-encoded in one Verrucomicrobiia bacterium genomic window:
- a CDS encoding AAA family ATPase — MYLEYYGLTEPPFTITPNPRFLFFSGKHREALNHLLYGIRERKGFVQLTGEVGAGKTTLCRALLEQLGENFSTALILNPVMGMDQLVRAVAIEFGLDARGLDRLETIALINDFLLHQLEANRETVLIIDEAQDLTNELLEQVRLLSNLETDDRKLLQIVLMGQPELRDRLNDHSLRQLRQRITVRYHLTPLTRAEVAQYVQHRLQVSGAQGAPYFTTPALWRVYRYSQGIPRLINAVCDKALLAAFVEQRDKIDFRLVGRALRELEGKINA; from the coding sequence GTGTATTTGGAATATTACGGCCTGACCGAGCCGCCCTTCACGATAACGCCGAATCCGCGCTTTCTGTTTTTCAGCGGCAAGCATCGCGAGGCGCTCAACCATCTTTTGTATGGCATCCGCGAACGGAAGGGGTTCGTCCAACTCACGGGTGAAGTCGGCGCGGGCAAGACGACCTTATGCCGCGCGTTGCTCGAACAGCTTGGCGAAAATTTTTCCACAGCGCTCATCCTCAATCCGGTGATGGGCATGGATCAACTCGTAAGAGCCGTCGCCATCGAGTTCGGTTTGGACGCGCGCGGGCTTGACCGGTTGGAAACCATCGCGCTCATCAATGATTTTCTGTTGCATCAGTTGGAGGCGAATCGCGAGACGGTTTTGATCATTGACGAGGCGCAGGACCTGACCAACGAACTGCTCGAACAAGTGCGGCTACTGTCCAATCTGGAGACAGACGACCGCAAGCTGCTGCAAATCGTGTTGATGGGACAACCGGAATTGCGCGACCGCTTGAACGACCATTCGCTAAGGCAGTTGCGGCAACGCATCACCGTGCGCTACCACCTGACACCCCTCACGCGTGCGGAAGTGGCACAATACGTGCAGCATCGGCTTCAAGTTTCGGGTGCGCAAGGCGCGCCTTACTTCACGACGCCGGCGTTGTGGCGGGTGTATCGCTACAGCCAGGGCATTCCGCGGTTGATAAACGCGGTGTGCGACAAGGCTCTGCTGGCCGCATTCGTGGAGCAGCGGGACAAGATTGATTTTCGCCTGGTCGGCCGGGCGTTGCGAGAGTTGGAAGGCAAGATTAACGCATGA